A single window of Shewanella sp. Choline-02u-19 DNA harbors:
- a CDS encoding OmcA/MtrC family decaheme c-type cytochrome, producing MERKIMDIKTRSSKLSLIALASTALLFGCSDGNDGADGEDGVIGVNIENTSTVMAEFTSATVEEGAVTVSFNLENANGVAVLGLTKDYDLRFGIAQLAQVSETLGEVEYNRGYQWQSYINVLKEPGDLPDDTSGLIPSAQYQANVEAASSCEDCFVDNGDGSYSYSFMQNISNVTEPLAVTYGEDNTHRATLELKLPQATANAHHDWQPSSGETTGIQTRNVVNITACYTCHQPESLELHGGRRVDLENCASCHTATSGDPESGNSVEFTYMIHAIHKGQDRETSTPDGLVPAPYKIVGYGGSLHDYGKVMFPQKPAANCASCHVEGDGAPANADLFKADLSNNACVACHTEKPSQSHSSTNCVSCHNATDTYPGTGSAEKRHGDVLKAYSDAEAMGVTFSNIGLDTAGKLMFDVQITDATGAAVAGEFINQGTRVVVAWDSDKDFPAYADASYSKRRFKLQDGSYDATTMTFSIVASTFDMPTNPDGKTFELWSAVEVCFNNGGYAVAEVVMTACSDKTRSVAVKEPPYHFVWSGSGIDGDAQAAMRRSIVDTAKCQSCHNQENHHYNNGYNCQTCHTSDKTTKGDDSFPGGMKPTSFAYKAHEAEGHYLKYAGVQSGTVLKTDCSTCHTDDGIQLGRATDRVWRYGDTTTGVDIWVSSDAGACLSCHQKYLSDSGASHITSNGGILDGMDADDVRTRSAEACATCHNPSQLLEVHGN from the coding sequence ATGGAACGCAAAATTATGGATATCAAAACTAGAAGCTCAAAACTCAGTTTGATTGCACTCGCTAGTACAGCTTTGTTGTTTGGTTGTAGTGATGGCAATGACGGTGCCGATGGTGAAGATGGCGTTATTGGCGTCAATATTGAAAACACCTCTACTGTAATGGCTGAATTTACCAGTGCCACTGTTGAAGAAGGCGCTGTGACTGTAAGTTTTAACCTAGAGAATGCCAATGGTGTCGCCGTGCTCGGGCTAACAAAGGATTACGATCTCAGGTTTGGTATTGCGCAGCTTGCCCAAGTGAGCGAAACCCTCGGCGAAGTAGAGTATAACCGTGGCTATCAATGGCAATCCTATATCAATGTGTTAAAAGAACCTGGTGACCTACCGGATGATACATCAGGGCTAATACCATCAGCCCAATATCAAGCTAATGTAGAAGCGGCAAGTAGTTGTGAAGACTGCTTTGTCGACAATGGTGATGGTAGCTATAGCTATAGTTTCATGCAAAATATTAGCAATGTAACAGAGCCACTCGCCGTTACTTATGGAGAAGACAATACTCACAGGGCCACATTGGAGCTTAAACTGCCCCAAGCAACGGCTAATGCACATCATGATTGGCAGCCCTCCTCTGGTGAAACCACAGGTATTCAAACTAGAAATGTGGTTAACATTACAGCATGTTATACGTGTCACCAACCTGAAAGCCTCGAACTACATGGCGGCAGAAGAGTTGACTTAGAAAATTGTGCCAGTTGTCATACCGCAACCAGTGGTGATCCAGAAAGTGGCAACAGTGTTGAGTTCACCTATATGATCCACGCGATTCATAAAGGACAAGATAGGGAGACAAGCACTCCAGATGGGCTCGTTCCCGCCCCTTATAAAATCGTCGGCTACGGCGGTAGCTTACATGACTACGGTAAAGTCATGTTCCCACAAAAACCGGCAGCCAATTGTGCCTCGTGTCATGTGGAAGGCGATGGTGCGCCCGCTAATGCAGACTTATTTAAAGCTGATCTGAGTAACAATGCTTGCGTAGCGTGTCATACAGAAAAACCCTCACAATCTCACTCAAGTACCAACTGCGTATCTTGTCACAACGCAACAGATACCTATCCTGGCACTGGCAGTGCAGAGAAACGTCATGGCGATGTATTAAAAGCCTACTCGGATGCAGAAGCTATGGGGGTGACGTTCAGTAATATAGGCCTAGATACTGCTGGTAAACTGATGTTTGATGTCCAGATTACCGATGCGACTGGCGCAGCGGTTGCTGGCGAGTTTATTAATCAAGGTACCCGTGTGGTGGTTGCTTGGGACAGTGATAAAGACTTCCCAGCTTATGCAGATGCATCATACAGCAAGCGACGTTTTAAGCTCCAAGATGGTAGCTACGATGCCACAACGATGACCTTTAGCATTGTTGCGAGCACCTTTGATATGCCTACCAATCCCGATGGCAAAACCTTTGAGCTATGGTCAGCAGTTGAAGTCTGCTTTAACAATGGCGGTTACGCCGTGGCTGAAGTGGTAATGACAGCTTGTTCAGATAAGACACGTTCTGTAGCCGTTAAAGAGCCGCCATACCACTTTGTTTGGTCAGGATCAGGCATCGATGGAGACGCCCAAGCTGCGATGCGTCGTTCTATCGTTGACACAGCAAAGTGCCAGAGCTGTCACAATCAAGAAAATCATCATTATAACAATGGTTATAACTGTCAGACATGCCACACCTCAGACAAGACCACCAAAGGGGATGATAGCTTCCCTGGAGGCATGAAGCCGACCAGCTTTGCCTATAAAGCCCACGAAGCAGAGGGACATTATCTTAAATATGCGGGTGTACAATCTGGTACCGTTCTCAAAACAGACTGCTCAACCTGCCACACCGATGATGGCATCCAGCTAGGTCGAGCAACCGATCGTGTATGGCGTTATGGCGACACTACGACCGGAGTCGATATTTGGGTATCATCTGATGCTGGAGCTTGTTTAAGTTGTCATCAGAAGTACCTAAGTGATTCAGGCGCAAGTCATATCACCTCTAATGGCGGAATTTTAGATGGTATGGATGCCGATGACGTTAGAACTCGCTCAGCAGAAGCGTGTGCGACTTGCCATAATCCAAGTCAACTGCTTGAAGTTCACGGCAACTAA
- a CDS encoding multiheme c-type cytochrome: MKSAIGISALSFALAGCGSDGENGEDGNNGEIALHINDVTAVKTQVELASYDEANSTLTIEFNFTNLNGVAVTGLEELTDPFRVSFGRMGTRAEAFLPYEITDSEGNSSTVDSRADGEREIWLSYRNKQNDTLVTGTDNWRPNRNCQEGLECLEYLGSGKYRITAPDIIDTKSLDYGYDATQVQGVYLMTYGAGANKVKHVESYYWEPATEQSVSSPKLVLESQTCTSCHVGEDHIRHGNYGNTADGCLFCHTDYTQYSGAGTDEEGNEVNFTVDGSIKGLVHAIHTGATESDRRALGKFDTVIGNAAKNPVFGYKYDRTTQVDEEGNPLKPINYPAATANCESCHVQYTETAETLPENVTVHALDWFKDMDADSCQSCHGDYHYGGRTTTDDSGTAYIGCVDCHTSNDGNTRGGAFRHFAGHDKESRESAIEAGKLIETSYSNIVWNTEVAELSFTVNLMMGEEVVSASYVPRLTIYANAVDAVKPDAFLASRASSTVTANDDGSFNVVVDATPAGYTLPALAKAIDNGADLALSASFSACFKNKASTLVELDSEGNCSGILSANAATTEFLKLDGTAGVERASAVNYDNCASCHNNDMVVRKGASHYRNADLHTCAQCHEAGDYNSMIVRVHGTFGKAHGREDVQSLVDTKTCTACHDNSDYSLENARSTPMRWNRKDETFSSPQAGVCASCHVSSSYDIGGGKDSAKSHIEGMGGVVAGTYTEAMLNSESCLTCHNAEKVAENHMLK; this comes from the coding sequence GTGAAATCAGCAATCGGCATTAGCGCACTCTCTTTTGCGCTTGCGGGTTGTGGCAGTGATGGTGAAAATGGTGAAGATGGCAATAATGGTGAGATTGCATTGCACATTAACGATGTAACCGCAGTTAAAACCCAAGTTGAACTTGCCAGCTACGATGAAGCAAACTCCACCCTTACAATAGAGTTTAACTTTACTAACCTAAACGGCGTTGCCGTTACCGGACTAGAGGAGCTAACCGATCCATTCCGCGTTAGCTTTGGTCGTATGGGAACGCGAGCAGAAGCATTTTTGCCTTACGAGATCACCGATTCAGAAGGTAATAGCAGCACTGTAGATTCACGTGCCGATGGTGAGCGTGAAATTTGGCTGTCATATCGTAACAAGCAAAATGACACATTGGTCACTGGAACAGATAACTGGCGCCCGAACCGTAATTGCCAAGAAGGACTAGAATGTCTTGAGTATCTTGGTAGTGGTAAGTACCGCATTACAGCGCCCGATATCATTGATACTAAGAGCCTAGATTACGGTTACGATGCCACTCAGGTTCAAGGTGTATACCTAATGACCTATGGCGCTGGTGCCAATAAGGTTAAGCATGTTGAGTCATACTACTGGGAGCCAGCGACAGAGCAATCGGTTAGCTCACCTAAGTTAGTACTAGAAAGCCAAACGTGTACCAGCTGCCATGTTGGCGAAGACCACATCCGTCATGGTAACTATGGAAATACGGCCGATGGTTGCCTGTTCTGCCACACTGACTACACACAGTATTCTGGTGCAGGCACAGATGAAGAAGGTAATGAAGTTAACTTCACCGTCGATGGATCCATTAAAGGACTGGTTCACGCTATTCATACTGGTGCGACAGAAAGTGATCGTCGTGCATTAGGTAAGTTTGACACTGTCATTGGAAACGCCGCTAAAAACCCTGTTTTTGGCTATAAATATGACCGGACTACACAAGTTGATGAGGAAGGCAATCCGTTAAAGCCAATCAACTACCCTGCCGCTACCGCCAACTGCGAAAGCTGCCATGTGCAGTACACTGAAACAGCAGAAACACTGCCTGAAAATGTAACGGTGCACGCGCTAGATTGGTTTAAAGATATGGATGCCGATAGCTGTCAAAGCTGTCACGGCGATTACCACTACGGTGGCCGTACTACAACTGATGACAGTGGCACCGCATATATCGGTTGTGTCGATTGCCATACCTCAAACGATGGTAACACTCGCGGTGGCGCCTTCCGTCACTTCGCCGGACACGACAAAGAAAGTCGTGAATCTGCAATTGAAGCCGGTAAGCTCATCGAAACAAGCTACAGCAATATTGTGTGGAATACAGAGGTGGCAGAGCTTAGCTTCACCGTCAACTTAATGATGGGTGAAGAAGTTGTTAGCGCTAGTTACGTACCTAGACTGACGATTTATGCCAATGCTGTTGATGCTGTTAAGCCGGACGCTTTTTTAGCATCACGCGCTAGCAGCACTGTAACTGCAAATGACGATGGTAGTTTTAATGTTGTCGTTGATGCAACACCTGCTGGCTATACGTTACCAGCATTAGCTAAGGCGATTGACAATGGCGCAGACTTGGCGCTATCAGCAAGCTTCAGTGCCTGCTTCAAGAATAAAGCGTCAACCTTGGTTGAACTCGATTCTGAGGGCAACTGCAGTGGGATCCTTAGCGCCAATGCAGCAACAACTGAGTTCTTAAAGCTTGATGGTACTGCAGGGGTCGAACGTGCAAGTGCGGTAAATTATGACAACTGCGCAAGCTGTCACAACAATGACATGGTCGTTCGAAAAGGCGCTAGTCACTACCGAAACGCAGACCTTCACACTTGTGCACAGTGTCATGAAGCGGGTGATTACAATAGCATGATCGTCCGAGTTCACGGTACATTCGGTAAAGCTCATGGTCGTGAAGATGTCCAGTCTTTAGTCGATACTAAAACCTGTACCGCTTGTCACGATAATAGCGATTACAGCTTAGAGAATGCACGTTCAACACCAATGCGCTGGAACCGTAAAGACGAAACATTCTCTAGCCCACAAGCTGGGGTTTGTGCATCGTGTCACGTATCTAGTAGCTACGATATCGGTGGCGGTAAAGATTCAGCCAAATCACACATCGAGGGGATGGGTGGCGTAGTAGCTGGCACTTATACAGAAGCGATGCTGAATAGCGAATCATGTCTAACATGTCATAATGCAGAAAAGGTCGCAGAGAACCACATGCTTAAATAA
- a CDS encoding OmcA/MtrC family decaheme c-type cytochrome → MMKFFNLSATSKALLTAGVLSLAVSGCGGDDGKTGEDGKPGPVGTPIGSVSHVQADITSASVSEDGFLTLNFDLADANGAAVFGLQQSDVGTVSFGRVGTEDEVAGTDIEGSPRDIWLSYFNKDKGEGYFTGSSYFKGKNCEDCLADNGDGSYTLVLNQAIDTLGKYAYSPDATNGVYLSVKSANDAGANLVNNTFYYWQPSSDTEQARPKAVIANETCQSCHRPGQDGTLAKHGGRNVTLESCTFCHADYNSYMKDEKDEAGNVTGSVEFDGSIKAMAHDIHSHSFYADNGIYPQIASNCQTCHQPDENVAMADAWKADLDTATCMSCHNSPYAVPSWHWDSENDQIAESKANCVSCHNDPDGQRGAESAHYLKNTTAQAAETKVTFNSMTYSAATKTVTANMTVTNGDNTITLAQIDPTPYKYGGSTSAIVFNGVVNDDFIVNYQKVGYNLFTEGADNTIDITIPDVSLMQDGDDSHNFFKVEDVMNTADVTVALSSQIHVCFDSKGTVEDCDVSDDGKTASNSGPYAVSDTAYFNVAGTVVDSSPRTQHAEMVACQQCHTTDIKHRFSNDMDGCASCHNGTRDRKTSSSNLAVIVHSKHYLYDSSGDLFFKKTECQSCHGEDGYSLSKIVSDATPVAFGKVTTGVDADGKPVYGDEQLVVSPQTAACVSCHVAPYGLNTSTASHIQSMGGILLEEGVALTTLGIPASEYELLNVQETCSTCHNDSQLLEAHANWGSSH, encoded by the coding sequence ATGATGAAATTTTTCAACTTAAGCGCAACTTCAAAAGCGCTACTGACAGCCGGAGTGCTTTCACTAGCAGTTTCTGGTTGTGGTGGTGATGATGGTAAAACTGGCGAAGACGGAAAGCCAGGTCCAGTTGGCACACCTATCGGGTCAGTGTCACATGTACAAGCTGATATTACTTCAGCTAGCGTAAGCGAAGACGGTTTCTTAACCTTAAATTTCGATTTGGCTGATGCCAACGGCGCAGCTGTATTTGGTTTACAACAATCAGATGTAGGTACAGTTTCATTCGGCCGTGTGGGTACTGAAGATGAAGTAGCTGGCACCGATATTGAGGGTTCACCAAGAGATATTTGGTTGAGCTACTTCAACAAAGACAAAGGTGAAGGTTACTTTACGGGCTCTTCATACTTCAAAGGTAAAAACTGTGAAGACTGCTTAGCCGACAACGGTGATGGTAGCTACACACTAGTATTAAACCAAGCCATTGATACTTTGGGTAAATATGCCTACTCTCCAGACGCCACTAATGGTGTTTACCTAAGTGTTAAATCTGCTAACGACGCAGGCGCAAATCTAGTTAACAATACTTTCTACTATTGGCAACCAAGTTCAGATACTGAACAAGCTAGACCAAAAGCAGTTATCGCTAACGAAACCTGTCAATCTTGTCATCGTCCAGGTCAAGACGGCACACTCGCGAAGCACGGCGGTAGAAACGTCACTTTAGAATCTTGTACTTTCTGTCATGCCGATTACAACTCGTACATGAAAGATGAAAAAGATGAAGCTGGCAACGTTACTGGTTCTGTCGAATTTGACGGTTCAATTAAAGCAATGGCTCACGATATCCATAGCCATTCTTTCTATGCAGATAATGGTATTTATCCACAAATCGCATCGAATTGCCAAACTTGTCACCAACCAGACGAAAATGTCGCAATGGCTGATGCATGGAAAGCTGATTTAGATACGGCAACTTGTATGAGCTGCCACAACAGTCCATATGCAGTGCCAAGCTGGCACTGGGATTCTGAAAATGATCAGATAGCAGAAAGCAAAGCAAACTGTGTATCTTGCCATAATGACCCAGATGGTCAACGTGGTGCAGAATCTGCTCACTACCTAAAAAATACTACCGCGCAAGCAGCTGAAACTAAAGTAACGTTCAACAGCATGACTTACAGTGCAGCGACTAAAACTGTTACTGCAAACATGACTGTCACCAACGGTGATAACACTATTACTTTAGCGCAAATTGACCCAACTCCATATAAATATGGCGGATCTACAAGTGCTATCGTATTTAACGGTGTAGTCAATGATGACTTTATCGTTAACTATCAGAAAGTAGGTTACAACCTATTTACCGAAGGTGCAGATAACACCATCGACATTACTATTCCTGATGTATCTTTGATGCAAGATGGTGATGATTCTCATAACTTCTTCAAAGTTGAAGACGTGATGAATACTGCCGATGTTACTGTTGCTCTTAGCAGCCAGATCCACGTTTGTTTTGACAGTAAAGGTACTGTAGAAGACTGTGATGTGAGTGATGACGGTAAAACGGCATCAAACTCAGGTCCATATGCAGTTTCAGACACCGCTTACTTCAACGTAGCAGGAACTGTAGTTGACTCATCTCCACGTACTCAACATGCAGAAATGGTCGCTTGTCAGCAATGTCACACCACTGATATTAAGCATCGTTTCAGTAATGACATGGATGGTTGTGCAAGCTGCCACAACGGTACACGTGATAGAAAGACTTCTAGCTCTAACTTAGCGGTTATCGTACATAGCAAGCATTACCTTTATGACAGCTCAGGAGATCTCTTCTTCAAGAAGACTGAGTGTCAATCTTGCCACGGTGAAGATGGTTACTCACTAAGCAAAATAGTCAGCGATGCTACACCAGTTGCTTTTGGTAAAGTAACAACAGGTGTTGATGCCGACGGTAAGCCAGTTTATGGGGATGAGCAACTTGTAGTCTCTCCACAAACAGCAGCGTGTGTTAGTTGTCACGTAGCGCCATATGGCTTGAACACTTCTACAGCTTCTCATATCCAGTCTATGGGCGGAATATTATTAGAAGAAGGTGTTGCGCTTACAACATTGGGTATCCCTGCATCAGAATACGAACTGTTAAATGTTCAAGAAACTTGTTCAACTTGTCACAATGACAGTCAGCTACTTGAAGCACATGCAAACTGGGGCAGCAGCCACTAG
- a CDS encoding OmcA/MtrC family decaheme c-type cytochrome: MNVNKSKIALLLAASAVSMALTGCGGDDGTDGNPGNPGGPAADYINTLNLKVTDVTYNDGVPTINVFATNEDDLPVVGLKALEVKNVDQLIPQGATGAGNSAQWQRIGNQKEFIDLKNGNYTFTIDVVGYNAELTQRYNVIASASTLQDGVTSVPRTELSQDFSGEGYEPLYTKNIVSQKACAKCHAEGEPLTRRHSTYINQETCATCHVPGSYGMSEEKEWNHLIHNIHNSNKSFESRGYIFDGVKAESLIQNDCQTCHVAPEEDSGELTEWGNWSSMPTMQTCTSCHTGIDFVAGKGHSQQADNSNCVACHNASWTEELHTSSFGDTKALIDTYGINVASTIDSTTQAATISIQVVDSSGAEVDISTILPMVQRFEVITNVGPNNVTLGYGGKDSINAIKNGVVDTNAAIEDGKLVYSTTKDLKLGAVGADDETAFTFVGWAMCSADGEFVKCDDPDFDGNDTDKYTGMKADLAFATLSGEAPSMRHVDSVNFSACATCHSAEFQVHKGGHHAGFVMSEQLSHSKDANDQPIIGVDACAACHTPDGTYAGGVNMGALETKLHKTHSQGDYAVIPGMNCDQCHNDFNRDAFKKKGAIATAGGQYTTPIAATCASCHSYNMDKFKTHVEGQGALVNVSKEEATNAAQLETCFYCHAPTPADHTAVKM; this comes from the coding sequence ATGAACGTAAATAAATCTAAAATTGCGCTGCTCCTAGCAGCAAGCGCTGTATCAATGGCCTTAACCGGCTGTGGCGGCGATGATGGTACTGACGGTAATCCTGGCAACCCAGGTGGCCCAGCAGCTGACTACATCAACACACTAAACCTAAAGGTCACTGATGTGACTTATAATGACGGTGTGCCAACAATCAATGTCTTCGCAACCAATGAAGACGACCTACCCGTTGTTGGTCTTAAAGCTCTTGAAGTGAAAAATGTAGATCAACTTATCCCTCAGGGCGCTACTGGTGCGGGTAATAGTGCACAGTGGCAGAGGATTGGAAACCAAAAAGAGTTTATTGACCTAAAAAATGGTAACTACACTTTCACTATCGATGTTGTAGGTTATAACGCTGAATTAACTCAACGTTACAACGTTATCGCCAGTGCTTCGACACTGCAAGATGGCGTCACATCCGTGCCGCGTACAGAGCTGTCACAAGACTTCTCTGGTGAAGGTTATGAGCCGCTTTACACTAAGAACATTGTTTCTCAGAAAGCCTGTGCGAAATGCCACGCTGAAGGTGAGCCGCTGACTCGCAGACATAGCACGTATATCAACCAAGAAACCTGTGCGACATGCCATGTTCCAGGTAGCTATGGTATGTCAGAAGAGAAAGAGTGGAATCACCTGATCCACAATATTCACAACTCCAATAAGAGCTTCGAAAGCAGAGGCTACATCTTTGATGGGGTAAAAGCTGAAAGTCTGATACAAAACGACTGTCAAACTTGTCACGTTGCGCCAGAAGAAGATAGTGGCGAGCTAACGGAATGGGGCAACTGGTCAAGTATGCCGACCATGCAAACCTGTACAAGCTGTCACACTGGTATCGATTTTGTCGCAGGTAAAGGTCACTCACAACAGGCTGACAACTCAAACTGTGTTGCTTGTCATAATGCAAGCTGGACTGAAGAGCTACACACTAGCAGCTTCGGTGACACTAAAGCGCTAATCGACACTTACGGCATCAACGTTGCGTCTACAATTGATAGCACAACTCAAGCGGCAACAATTAGTATTCAAGTTGTTGACTCTAGTGGCGCTGAAGTTGATATCAGCACCATCCTGCCAATGGTGCAGCGTTTTGAAGTTATCACTAACGTCGGTCCAAACAACGTAACCCTAGGTTACGGTGGCAAAGACTCTATCAATGCGATTAAGAACGGTGTTGTTGATACTAATGCCGCTATCGAAGATGGTAAGTTAGTCTACTCAACAACTAAAGACCTTAAGCTTGGCGCTGTTGGCGCTGACGACGAAACAGCCTTCACCTTTGTTGGTTGGGCTATGTGCTCTGCTGACGGCGAATTTGTTAAATGTGATGATCCTGATTTCGATGGTAATGACACTGACAAATACACAGGTATGAAAGCCGATCTTGCTTTCGCTACCCTTTCTGGTGAAGCGCCAAGTATGCGTCACGTTGACTCTGTTAACTTTAGCGCATGTGCAACATGTCATAGTGCTGAGTTCCAAGTCCACAAAGGTGGTCACCATGCTGGTTTCGTTATGTCAGAGCAACTTTCTCATAGCAAAGATGCTAACGACCAACCGATCATCGGTGTAGATGCTTGTGCAGCTTGCCACACTCCAGACGGTACCTATGCTGGCGGTGTAAACATGGGTGCATTGGAGACTAAACTCCATAAGACTCACAGCCAAGGTGATTACGCGGTAATCCCAGGAATGAACTGTGACCAGTGTCATAACGATTTCAACCGTGATGCCTTTAAGAAAAAAGGCGCGATTGCAACTGCTGGTGGTCAATACACTACGCCTATCGCGGCAACTTGTGCTTCTTGCCACAGCTACAACATGGACAAGTTCAAGACACACGTTGAAGGTCAAGGTGCATTAGTCAACGTATCTAAAGAGGAAGCGACGAACGCTGCTCAACTAGAAACGTGTTTCTACTGCCATGCGCCAACTCCAGCGGATCACACTGCGGTTAAGATGTAA
- a CDS encoding DmsE family decaheme c-type cytochrome, with translation MKITKKLKTLLPALLASAVLSLSFAHTAMASKWDAKMSPDEVEATLDKKFAEGKYSPKGADSCLMCHKKSEKVMAIFDGVHGSIDSSKSPMAGLQCEACHGPMGKHNRGGNEPMIAFGPDSTLIAEKQNSVCMSCHKDDKRMDWNGGHHDNADIACASCHSIHAAKDPVLSKNTEMEVCTSCHTKQKADMNKRSSHPMKWAQMVCSDCHNPHGSMSDSDLVKPSVNETCYSCHAEKRGPKLWEHAPVTENCVTCHNPHGSVNEGMLKTRAPQLCQQCHASDGHESRAYMGNTGQGSSVGDNAFTGGRSCLNCHNQIHGSNHPSGKLFQR, from the coding sequence ATGAAGATCACCAAGAAACTAAAAACCTTACTTCCAGCGCTATTAGCATCGGCAGTACTTTCACTTAGCTTTGCTCACACTGCAATGGCTTCTAAGTGGGATGCGAAGATGAGCCCTGATGAAGTTGAAGCCACACTCGACAAGAAATTCGCCGAAGGCAAATACTCGCCAAAAGGCGCAGACTCTTGCCTTATGTGTCACAAGAAGTCAGAAAAAGTCATGGCCATCTTTGACGGTGTTCACGGTTCTATAGACTCAAGTAAAAGTCCGATGGCAGGCCTTCAATGCGAAGCGTGTCACGGCCCAATGGGTAAACATAACCGTGGCGGCAACGAGCCGATGATCGCTTTTGGTCCAGACTCTACGCTAATTGCTGAAAAGCAAAACAGTGTTTGTATGAGTTGTCACAAAGATGACAAGCGTATGGATTGGAATGGTGGACACCATGACAATGCTGATATTGCTTGTGCTTCTTGTCACTCAATTCATGCAGCCAAAGATCCAGTATTATCAAAAAATACTGAAATGGAAGTCTGTACTAGCTGTCATACCAAACAGAAAGCCGACATGAACAAACGCTCAAGCCACCCAATGAAATGGGCCCAAATGGTCTGTAGCGATTGCCATAACCCACATGGATCAATGAGTGATTCAGATCTCGTTAAGCCTAGCGTTAACGAAACCTGTTACTCATGCCACGCAGAGAAACGTGGCCCAAAATTGTGGGAGCATGCACCCGTTACTGAGAATTGTGTTACTTGTCACAACCCTCACGGCAGTGTAAATGAAGGCATGTTAAAAACGCGTGCTCCGCAACTGTGTCAACAATGTCATGCCAGCGATGGCCATGAAAGCAGAGCTTACATGGGCAATACAGGACAAGGTTCGAGTGTCGGCGATAATGCCTTTACTGGTGGCCGCAGCTGTCTAAACTGTCATAACCAGATCCATGGTTCAAACCATCCATCTGGCAAGCTGTTCCAGCGCTAA